A window from Cydia pomonella isolate Wapato2018A chromosome 8, ilCydPomo1, whole genome shotgun sequence encodes these proteins:
- the LOC133520655 gene encoding ras-related protein Rab-27A → MDYDYLIKLLCVGDSGVGKTSFLYKYTDGVFHTQFISTVGIDFREKSVIYQQNARQHRIHLQLWDTAGQERFRSLTTAFYRDAMGFLLLFDLTNEASFLEVRNWIEQLKTHSLSDDPDIVLCGHKCDLQEKRLVNQNRAREFAKNYNLPYLETSAKSGQNIDRAIEILLDKVMIRMESSVEYAMLCASGRRRQSLQRLQAKQDSKPCSC, encoded by the exons ATGGATTACGActatcttataaaactactgtGCGTTGGCGATTCAGGAGTTGGAAAGACTAGTTTTCTGTATAAATACACCGACGGCGTTTTTCACACTCAGTTTATCTCGACAGTTGGTATTGATTTTAGGGAAAAATCTGTG ATTTACCAACAGAATGCAAGGCagcatagaatacatctacaaCTGTGGGACACCGCAGGgcaagagag GTTCAGAAGTCTCACAACAGCCTTCTACCGTGATGCAATGGGTTTTCTGCTTCTCTTCGATCTGACTAATGAGGCCTCTTTCCTGGAGGTCAGGAATTGGATTGAGCAGTTGAAG ACACACAGTTTGAGCGACGACCCCGACATTGTCCTCTGCGGGCACAAATGCGACCTTCAAGAGAAACGCCTGGTCAACCAGAATCGAGCTCGAGAGTTCGCTAAAAACTACAACTTGCCTTATTTAGAGACCAGCGCAAAGTCCGGACAGAACATAGACCGGGCTATAGAGATACTGTTAGACAAAGTGATGATTAG GATGGAGTCGTCAGTGGAGTACGCGATGTTGTGCGCGTcggggcggcggcggcagtCCTTGCAGAGACTGCAGGCCAAGCAGGACAGCAAGCCTTGCTCCTGCTAG
- the LOC133520656 gene encoding migration and invasion enhancer 1: MTELAKKEPPNTAHSVNVHVEYCGVCDYGGHCLALAQTIRQSTPNAKVFCKRGRQGSFEVVINDKLVYSKLQTMALPDYNEVSQVVTDVSNGNAPREIKGQQPINCVIS, encoded by the exons ATGACAGAATTAGCAAAGAAAGAACCCCCGAATACTGCACATAGTGTAAATGTCCACGTAGAATATTG CGGTGTCTGCGATTATGGGGGACATTGCCTTGCACTTGCTCAAACTATTCGTCAAAGTACTCCaaatgctaaagttttctgcaAACGAGGACGACAAG GCAGTTTTGAGGTAGTAATAAATGATAAATTGGTGTATTCAAAACTCCAAACCATGGCCTTACCTGATTACAATGAAGTTTCTCAAGTAGTGACTGATGTGTCAAATGGAAACGCACCAAGGGAGATAAAAGGACAACAACCAATCAACTGTGTTAtatcataa
- the LOC133520652 gene encoding molybdenum cofactor sulfurase isoform X2: MYMNTHTDKYTADCVEQVRCMVLKHFNTDPSEYTCIFTSGATQSLKLTAESFQFTSDDNSNCGSFVYLQENHTSVLGLREIAKSKNADVIHISHESFLDALNTSKPQTWKKQNKNKGNTLFAYPAQSNFNGYKYSIDCIDNIKNGCLNHCLKKQLCTLSNNWYVLLDTASYVPTNKLDLSKIQPDYLCLSFYKIFGYPTGLGALLIKNSSANVLNDKQYFGGGTVDIVLSTEDFHMKRTVLHERFEDGTVNFLSILALKHCFDTMQKLIPKVINDDIMDSISYHTFSLAQDLYEQLKNLKHPNGAPAAVLYMDDQFTDIKKQGAIVTFNLLREDRTFIGYAEFQHMAELFNINVRTGCFCNSGACQRHLKASNKDLKDMFKAGHKCGDQVDLLHGKPTGAIRVSFAYYNTYNDVDTLVLMICRCYLKNKYRKPNRYPTNNIITVQNTLYQDDTLKIPIELLETDDVTDSPQLESKIKLIEMNVFPVKSCGAFRVTSKWKMGPKGFEYDREWMIVKDNGVCLTQKQNMLMCMIKPIIDLKKKLLILNFKGKDPISIPLYPSSESKLKESRICSSKVCTDIVQGIDCGDEVADWISEALEISYLRLVRQSTDRKIKKKGESETKLLSLSNQAQFLLINKATVRWLKEKIDDPFFTDDVDHLTDRFRGNLIIDMDEELLERDWQRVIIGRQEFKVEGQCNRCQMVCIDQSTGEKTVEPLRTISEQFGGKLRFGIYLTYIGATDGPSDSTLKTKSPVKPIINDDNISR, translated from the exons ATGTACATGAACACACATACAGACAAATATACAGCAGACTGTGTTGAGCAAGTGAGATGTATGGTTTTAAAGCATTTTAATACAGATCCATCAGAATACACTTGTATATTTACCTCAGGAGCCACCCAGTCACTCAAGTTAACTGCAGAATCATTCCAATTCACTAGTGATGATAATTCCAACTGTGGTTCATTTGTATACCTTCAAGAAAATCACACATCTGTTCTCGGACTCAGAGAAATTGCAAAGAGTAAAAACGCAGATGTGATTCATATTTCACACGAAAGCTTCTTAGATGCTTTGAACACTTCAAAACCTCAAACCTggaagaaacaaaataaaaataaaggcaACACGCTTTTTGCATACCCAGCACAGAGTAATTTTAATGGATACAAGTATTCCATAGACTGCATTGACAATATAAAAAATGGCTGCCTCAATCATTGTTTAAAGAAACAACTGTGCACTTTAAGTAATAACTGGTATGTGCTGCTTGACACTGCATCATATGTGCCTACAAATAAACTAGATTTATCTAAGATCCAGCCTGATTACTTGTGCCTatctttttacaaaatatttggcTACCCAACCGGGTTAGGAGCACTATTAATAAAGAATAGTAGTGCAAATGTTTTAAATGATAAACAGTACTTTGGCGGAGGTACAGTGGACATTGTTTTGAGTACTGAAGATTTCCATATGAAAAGGACAGTCCTTCATGAAAG GTTTGAAGATGGCACTGTCAACTTTTTATCGATTCTTGCCTTGAAACATTGTTTTGATACAATGCAAAAATTAATACCAAAAGtaattaatgatgacattatgGATTCTATATCATATCACACATTCTCCTTGGCTCAAGACCTCTATGAACAACTGAAGAATCTCAAGCATCCGAATGGTGCGCCAGCAGCTGTTTTATATATGGATGACCAGTTTACTGATATTAAGAAACAAGGAGCTATTGTAACATTCAACCTGTTGAGAGAAGACAGAACATTCATTGGATATGCAGAG TTCCAACATATGGCGGAGCTTTTCAACATAAACGTGAGAACCGGCTGTTTCTGCAACTCAGGCGCCTGCCAACGCCATTTAAAAGCGTCCAACAAGGACTTGAAAGACATGTTCAAAGCTGGCCACAAATGTGGAGACCAAGTGGATTTACTTCACGGCAAACCTACGGGAGCTATAAGAGTTTCTTTCGCGTATTACAACACGTATAATGATGTCGACACACTGGTTCTCATGATCTGCCGTTGCTACCTCAAAAACAAATACAGAAAACCAAACCGTTACCCTACCAATAATATCATAACTGTACAGAATACACTGTACCAAGACGATACTTTGAAAATTCCAATTGAACTCCTAGAAACCGACGATGTTACTGATTCTCCGCAATtagaatctaaaataaaattaatagaaaTGAATGTATTCCCCGTAAAATCATGTGGGGCATTCAGAGTTACAAGCAAATGGAAAATGGGGCCGAAAGGCTTCGAATATGACAGGGAATGGATGATTGTGAAAGACAATGGAGTATGTTtgactcagaaacaaaataTGCTGATGTGCATGATAAAACCGATAATAGACTTAAAGAAAAAATTGTTGATATTGAATTTTAAAg GCAAGGATCCCATTTCAATACCTCTATACCCCTCATCAGAAAGTAAACTAAAAGAATCCAGGATTTGCAGCTCCAAAGTCTGCACAGACATTGTCCAAGGCATAGACTGTGGAGATGAAGTGGCTGACTGGATATCTGAAGCTCTAGAAATCTCCTACTTGCGACTAGTGAGACAGTCAACagacagaaaaataaaaaagaaaggTGAATCGGAAACCAAGTTACTCTCTCTAAGCAATCAAGCACAATTCCTTCTTATTAATAAGGCAACAGTCAGATGGCTTAAGGAAAAAATCGATGATCCGTTTTTCACTGATGACGTAGATCATTTAACTGATCGGTTTAGAGGAAATCTGATTATAGATATGGATGAGGAGCTTCTTGAGAGAGATTGGCAGCGAGTAATTATTGGGAGACAGGAATTTAAG gtgGAAGGCCAATGTAACCGCTGTCAAATGGTTTGTATAGACCAGTCTACCGGTGAGAAGACTGTGGAACCCCTTAGAACAATCTCAGAACAATTTGGCGGGAAACTGCGATTTGGaatttatttaacatatattGGTGCAACTGACGGGCCTAGTGATAGCACGCTGAAAACAAAATCACCAGTCAAACCAATAATCAATGATGATAATATAAGCAGGTGA
- the LOC133520652 gene encoding molybdenum cofactor sulfurase isoform X1 produces MTTLSKIFSYEQMQNICGEFKRLKGRCYLDNAGAALFPESLLHLVNDDLLNNMYMNTHTDKYTADCVEQVRCMVLKHFNTDPSEYTCIFTSGATQSLKLTAESFQFTSDDNSNCGSFVYLQENHTSVLGLREIAKSKNADVIHISHESFLDALNTSKPQTWKKQNKNKGNTLFAYPAQSNFNGYKYSIDCIDNIKNGCLNHCLKKQLCTLSNNWYVLLDTASYVPTNKLDLSKIQPDYLCLSFYKIFGYPTGLGALLIKNSSANVLNDKQYFGGGTVDIVLSTEDFHMKRTVLHERFEDGTVNFLSILALKHCFDTMQKLIPKVINDDIMDSISYHTFSLAQDLYEQLKNLKHPNGAPAAVLYMDDQFTDIKKQGAIVTFNLLREDRTFIGYAEFQHMAELFNINVRTGCFCNSGACQRHLKASNKDLKDMFKAGHKCGDQVDLLHGKPTGAIRVSFAYYNTYNDVDTLVLMICRCYLKNKYRKPNRYPTNNIITVQNTLYQDDTLKIPIELLETDDVTDSPQLESKIKLIEMNVFPVKSCGAFRVTSKWKMGPKGFEYDREWMIVKDNGVCLTQKQNMLMCMIKPIIDLKKKLLILNFKGKDPISIPLYPSSESKLKESRICSSKVCTDIVQGIDCGDEVADWISEALEISYLRLVRQSTDRKIKKKGESETKLLSLSNQAQFLLINKATVRWLKEKIDDPFFTDDVDHLTDRFRGNLIIDMDEELLERDWQRVIIGRQEFKVEGQCNRCQMVCIDQSTGEKTVEPLRTISEQFGGKLRFGIYLTYIGATDGPSDSTLKTKSPVKPIINDDNISR; encoded by the exons ATGACGAcgttaagtaaaatatttagttacGAGCAAATGCAAAACATATGTGGAGAGTTTAAGCGATTAAAAG GCCGATGCTACCTAGACAATGCTGGCGCTGCTTTGTTCCCAGAAAGCCTTTTACATCTTGTCAATGATGACTTACTAAATAATATGTACATGAACACACATACAGACAAATATACAGCAGACTGTGTTGAGCAAGTGAGATGTATGGTTTTAAAGCATTTTAATACAGATCCATCAGAATACACTTGTATATTTACCTCAGGAGCCACCCAGTCACTCAAGTTAACTGCAGAATCATTCCAATTCACTAGTGATGATAATTCCAACTGTGGTTCATTTGTATACCTTCAAGAAAATCACACATCTGTTCTCGGACTCAGAGAAATTGCAAAGAGTAAAAACGCAGATGTGATTCATATTTCACACGAAAGCTTCTTAGATGCTTTGAACACTTCAAAACCTCAAACCTggaagaaacaaaataaaaataaaggcaACACGCTTTTTGCATACCCAGCACAGAGTAATTTTAATGGATACAAGTATTCCATAGACTGCATTGACAATATAAAAAATGGCTGCCTCAATCATTGTTTAAAGAAACAACTGTGCACTTTAAGTAATAACTGGTATGTGCTGCTTGACACTGCATCATATGTGCCTACAAATAAACTAGATTTATCTAAGATCCAGCCTGATTACTTGTGCCTatctttttacaaaatatttggcTACCCAACCGGGTTAGGAGCACTATTAATAAAGAATAGTAGTGCAAATGTTTTAAATGATAAACAGTACTTTGGCGGAGGTACAGTGGACATTGTTTTGAGTACTGAAGATTTCCATATGAAAAGGACAGTCCTTCATGAAAG GTTTGAAGATGGCACTGTCAACTTTTTATCGATTCTTGCCTTGAAACATTGTTTTGATACAATGCAAAAATTAATACCAAAAGtaattaatgatgacattatgGATTCTATATCATATCACACATTCTCCTTGGCTCAAGACCTCTATGAACAACTGAAGAATCTCAAGCATCCGAATGGTGCGCCAGCAGCTGTTTTATATATGGATGACCAGTTTACTGATATTAAGAAACAAGGAGCTATTGTAACATTCAACCTGTTGAGAGAAGACAGAACATTCATTGGATATGCAGAG TTCCAACATATGGCGGAGCTTTTCAACATAAACGTGAGAACCGGCTGTTTCTGCAACTCAGGCGCCTGCCAACGCCATTTAAAAGCGTCCAACAAGGACTTGAAAGACATGTTCAAAGCTGGCCACAAATGTGGAGACCAAGTGGATTTACTTCACGGCAAACCTACGGGAGCTATAAGAGTTTCTTTCGCGTATTACAACACGTATAATGATGTCGACACACTGGTTCTCATGATCTGCCGTTGCTACCTCAAAAACAAATACAGAAAACCAAACCGTTACCCTACCAATAATATCATAACTGTACAGAATACACTGTACCAAGACGATACTTTGAAAATTCCAATTGAACTCCTAGAAACCGACGATGTTACTGATTCTCCGCAATtagaatctaaaataaaattaatagaaaTGAATGTATTCCCCGTAAAATCATGTGGGGCATTCAGAGTTACAAGCAAATGGAAAATGGGGCCGAAAGGCTTCGAATATGACAGGGAATGGATGATTGTGAAAGACAATGGAGTATGTTtgactcagaaacaaaataTGCTGATGTGCATGATAAAACCGATAATAGACTTAAAGAAAAAATTGTTGATATTGAATTTTAAAg GCAAGGATCCCATTTCAATACCTCTATACCCCTCATCAGAAAGTAAACTAAAAGAATCCAGGATTTGCAGCTCCAAAGTCTGCACAGACATTGTCCAAGGCATAGACTGTGGAGATGAAGTGGCTGACTGGATATCTGAAGCTCTAGAAATCTCCTACTTGCGACTAGTGAGACAGTCAACagacagaaaaataaaaaagaaaggTGAATCGGAAACCAAGTTACTCTCTCTAAGCAATCAAGCACAATTCCTTCTTATTAATAAGGCAACAGTCAGATGGCTTAAGGAAAAAATCGATGATCCGTTTTTCACTGATGACGTAGATCATTTAACTGATCGGTTTAGAGGAAATCTGATTATAGATATGGATGAGGAGCTTCTTGAGAGAGATTGGCAGCGAGTAATTATTGGGAGACAGGAATTTAAG gtgGAAGGCCAATGTAACCGCTGTCAAATGGTTTGTATAGACCAGTCTACCGGTGAGAAGACTGTGGAACCCCTTAGAACAATCTCAGAACAATTTGGCGGGAAACTGCGATTTGGaatttatttaacatatattGGTGCAACTGACGGGCCTAGTGATAGCACGCTGAAAACAAAATCACCAGTCAAACCAATAATCAATGATGATAATATAAGCAGGTGA